The Cognaticolwellia beringensis genome segment TTTAATTGACTTTTCATCACGCGGTAAACGTGGAGAACAAGGTGATTTTACTATGCCAGATGGTTCATCTTGGACTTATAAAAACGAAGTGACGATAGTCGCACCAGGCGTTGATATTATTTCTACCCGTGCTAAAACGAATGTTGCCTCTAATGGTGGTGCTGACGATGTTGGTGTAATAGAAAACGAATATTTACCATTTTATACACGAATCTCAGGTACTTCGATGGCAACGCCACATGTAGCGGGTATTATCGCGTTAATGTTGGAAGCTAATCCGAATTTAACCCCTTTACAAATTAAACAAATTATTCAAGAAACTGCGACTAACATGCCTGGCTACGAGTCTTGGGAAGTAGGCGCTGGCCATGTAAATGCTTATGCGGCAGTTGCAGGGGCACTGGGTTATGATGAGCAAAATAGCGCAACGGTTAATAATTTAAATGAGTTTAATGCTAACGCTATCCTAACCTCTGGTGGCGATCCTGAAGCATTTGAAGTGCTGTTTTCTCCTGTTGGAGAGCCAGAAGTTCATACCTTCGATGTTGCAGCCGATGCAGCTTGGATTAGCGCATCTTCTGAAACCCTTGCTAACCTTGTTAAACTTAAATTAGAAGCACCCGATGGAACGGTTTATTTCGGTAACTTAACTACACCAGTCCTGAGTAGTACCATGCGAGTTTCTGCACCTGCGCAAGCTGGACAATGGAAGCTTTCTGCCTTCGGTATAACTTCATTATCAGGTGTACAAGCAGATCCTACAGGCACATCAAATGGACCAGGTCTTCCTGAATATGTTAGCGGCGAAATTTCTATTTTGAACTCAGGTGGTTACGAAGGATTGAACGATATTGCCGGTCATCCTGCAGAGCATGCAATTGAGTTTGCAGTTAGTGAGCGTTTAGTTGATAGTAAAAATGATCGTGTTTATCGTCCTGATGCTAACTTAAAGCGTCGAGATTTAGCTAAATTCTTAGTAATGGGCTTATCAATTAGACAGCATCGTGATCTATTGAACGAACAAAAGGTCGCCTTTACTGATGTCAGTAGTAAATATGCACCTTTGGTTGATGCGGTAACTACGCTTGGATCTGCACTTAAAGATAGAGTACAAAACCAATGGCCGGTCATATTATCTAATGGCAGTGAGTTTGGTCCACGTAACAATGTAAGTAAGCAAGAACTGGCCTATTCATTAGTGCAAGGTCTTGGTCTAGAAACACAAGCATTAGGTTTTTCTGGGGAGTTAACGATTGATTATAAAGGCGAACGTATCCCAGTGATGGACTCAGATTCTGTAACACCTGTGTTAAAAGGTTATGTGCAAGCAGCGATTGATATGTCATTGATGGGCGTACGTTTCGCGCTAGAGCAAGGGCCTTATGATTTAACACCTAAAGTTGTTGCTTACTTTGAGCCAGCCAATAATATTAAACGTGGTGATTATGCCGTGATTATTGGCAGAGCATATGACAACTACTTACGTTAATCGATAACTATCGGAAGAAAAAACCAACCTGATAGCAGGTTGGTTTTCTCGCTACTAAATGAGTCTAAATACTTGCTAATTTTCTCATTTCAACGTAGTTTCTTGTAGAGCGATGTATCAACGAACAGAGTAAGTTAATAGGTTCGTACCCAGAGGAAAAATCATGTTGCACATAAAAAATATAACGATGAAAGTGATGGCAGCAACTGCCATTTTTTTTAGTACCTTTTCTTTCGCTTCTGAACCCTTATCGGTTAATGTCCAGGGTAACAAGGTAGAAGTTTTTATTCATTTGCCAGGTAATATCTCGGCAGACCTTACCTTACAGTTTGAAAATGCTGTTGGTTTAACAAAAGAAAGTTTAGGATTAACTGCTGAATTAATTGATGTTAGCTCCTTAGACATTATTGACCGTTTACCTAATGGGCTCAATATTACTCCTGCAGCGGCCTTTCCAATGATGATTACTATCGAACCTAAGCCCAATACGGGTTTTTCATTTTCAGGTGTTGCGACAGTCGATTTGCATACTCATAACCTTGAATATACTGCTGGTACGCCTTTCCGTTTTTTTAAAGCACCATTAAACGGTGAGTTTAAAGATATTACCGAGACTTTGGGCTCTGGTAGTCTGCGAACTCGTGGTTCTACAGGTCGATTTTCTCAATTTATTATTGTGGCAGATTTACGGGCACCTTTAGTGGTGATACAACAAAAATTTAATGATTTACAAACCGCGCTAAATGAATTTTCTCCGCAAATAAATGCAGCGGTTTATTCAGAATTATTACAGGATGTTAACGACATTAATCAATTGATATCAACTCAAGACTATAATTTGGCTAGTAACAAGCTTAATGAATTTAATCGCCGCATTAATGACAACCGTGGTATTAATATTCCAGATGTATGGCGCTCAAGTCGAGATATTCGTAATATTGCCGGAGAGTTAATGGCATTCTCAAAAACCTTACGATTTAGTTTGCGTTTAATTAAGTAACGCAATCAATTGTTTTATAAAGAGGTGTTTTCATGCCAGCTAGAATTACCGTTTGCTATCCTAACCAACCAGCAGTAGAAAGTTTTCTTTATGAAGACAGTGGTTACCGTTTAGGGCGTTCAAATGAATGTGAACTTTTATTAGATCACCCTACGGTTTCTCGCCAACACGCTAACGTTGCACATACTAATAAAATTTGGCAACTTAAAGATGAACGCAGCCGCAACGGCACCAAAGTCAATGGTATTGCTATTACGCAGTCGACTCTACAAACTGATGCGTTAATTTCTATTGGTGAGTTGGATTGTTTATTTGAAACGAAATCAACTGAACAACTTGATGCTATTATTACCCATAATCAATGGCGTTTATCAAGCAGTCAATCCTCTATTTCAATCCCCCTAACAGCACACTTACAGCAAAATTTGTCGGCACAATTACAAAATATCATTATGTTAACGGGTACTCAGCGTGGCATCATTTTATTGGGTGACACCTTACAAAACTTAAGTGTTAGCATTGCTCATGGTATGCAATTAGCCGATTTTAAATTAGCTAAATTTGAAGGTAGTGTTGGCGCTATAACACGCTGTTTTGAGTCTGGACAAGCGGTTATTGTGATGGATGTAACTCGTGATGAACTGCTAAATGCACGTAAGAGTATAGAAACTAAACAAATCTCTTCGTTAGCTTGCATCCCTTTATTCTATGAAGATAAAGTTGTTGGGGTGGTTTATACTGACAGCAAAATATCTGATAAAGTATTAACTGAATTAGATATTGAAATTTTAAGTACGATGAGCCAGCAAATTCAAGCATCAGTTCAAGCAATCTTGCTGCAACAATCGATTGATTCTTTGCAACGAATTCTTGAAGGCGACTCGATACGGATATCAGGTAAAAAAGACGCTAACTTGCTTAATTTGTGCCATTAATTTTTATTAATATATAGGCTATATGAGCACTCCTGAAAAGCCAAAGTTAACTAAACCTGTTGAAGTATCGCAACAGACAACACAAATTATCCAACCTGACAACTCATTGACAATAGGTGATTGTCTGGTTGGACGTTTTGTTATTAAAAGTCTGCAAGGTAGGGGACGTTACGGCTGTGTCTATAATGCGTATGACCAGCAACTCGATGCTGTTATTGCGATTAAAGTGCTTGATAAATCCTTTAGCCAGAATGAAAAAAACTTAACTGATTTTAAAAATGAACTGTTATTAGTTCGACAACTTAGTCACCCCAATATTATTCGTGTTCATGAGTATTACCAACATCAAGATCTACATTTTTTAACTATGGATTGGATAGAGGGTAGTAGTTTAGAACAAGTTATCGCTAGTCAATCTCTGTCTATCAAGCAAGTTCAACGTATTATTGAGCAATTACTAAGTGGTTTAGCTTTTGCGCAGCAGGCTGGCGTAACGCATAAAGATATAAAGCCTGAAAATATCATGATAGACACATCGGGTCGGCTTTATATCGCTGACTTTGGCCTTTCGGTACTGAATAAAGAAAGTACCACTGCCAATGTGATGGGCACGCCGCACTATGCGCCACCTGAATATCTACAGTCAGGTAAAATTAATGCTAGTACAGATTTATATGCTGCTGGTATTGTTATATTCCAACTCTGTTGCCATGGCTTACCGTTTAATGGTGATTCAATAGATGAGCTAATAGAAAGCAAGTTACTCAGTAAACCTAAATTTAGTCCAAAGCACACTGAACTTAATATTATAAAACCTTGGTTGTTATCGCTAATTTCAGCTCATAGCGCATCAAGACCAGTCAATATCGCACAGGCAGAGCAACAATACATAGCGTTAACAACCGATAATCAAACGTCTAGGAAATCGCCAGTATTTTATGGTGTTTTTGCACTGATACTTGTTGGGGTGGTTCTTACGATTTGGCTTTACAGTTTACCGAAAGCAATAAAATCTAGTGCTAAAAGTCATTTCGCTGTTGCCATATTGCCGACGTCGACCAAAGACGAAGAGTTTGATCAAACATTTGCTAATTATTTAAATTATCAATTAAATGAAATTACCAATTTACGAGTGATAGAGCAATCGAGACTTAAGCAACTATTAGCGCAA includes the following:
- a CDS encoding DUF6689 family protein — its product is MLHIKNITMKVMAATAIFFSTFSFASEPLSVNVQGNKVEVFIHLPGNISADLTLQFENAVGLTKESLGLTAELIDVSSLDIIDRLPNGLNITPAAAFPMMITIEPKPNTGFSFSGVATVDLHTHNLEYTAGTPFRFFKAPLNGEFKDITETLGSGSLRTRGSTGRFSQFIIVADLRAPLVVIQQKFNDLQTALNEFSPQINAAVYSELLQDVNDINQLISTQDYNLASNKLNEFNRRINDNRGINIPDVWRSSRDIRNIAGELMAFSKTLRFSLRLIK
- a CDS encoding FHA domain-containing protein; this translates as MPARITVCYPNQPAVESFLYEDSGYRLGRSNECELLLDHPTVSRQHANVAHTNKIWQLKDERSRNGTKVNGIAITQSTLQTDALISIGELDCLFETKSTEQLDAIITHNQWRLSSSQSSISIPLTAHLQQNLSAQLQNIIMLTGTQRGIILLGDTLQNLSVSIAHGMQLADFKLAKFEGSVGAITRCFESGQAVIVMDVTRDELLNARKSIETKQISSLACIPLFYEDKVVGVVYTDSKISDKVLTELDIEILSTMSQQIQASVQAILLQQSIDSLQRILEGDSIRISGKKDANLLNLCH
- a CDS encoding S8 family peptidase — translated: MKTLIKNMALTMSIAGISLNATAAAVIGSQLEQQLQNMTALDSAMVVVSYDQLDALTTSQLQNLLNIGLVQGVQFKSLPIIGVMASPFQINQLAAMPGVRSVFANRTLEYFNAEAREITGVEKLQSDSFAAKNGIKFTGKGVTVIVNDSGIDATLDDLEYGAKVVENVQGVTHAQAISLTGVDGMWIEGQRNTDLNVGHGTHVAGTVGGWGTHSNGKYKGAATGADIVGYGSGAGLSILDALGGYDYAISHIWDFNSPIRVMGNSWGSSGKYEPAGPISLASYKAHKLGLISVFAAGNSGAGEDTHNPYAQIPWGMSVGASTKTGDLIDFSSRGKRGEQGDFTMPDGSSWTYKNEVTIVAPGVDIISTRAKTNVASNGGADDVGVIENEYLPFYTRISGTSMATPHVAGIIALMLEANPNLTPLQIKQIIQETATNMPGYESWEVGAGHVNAYAAVAGALGYDEQNSATVNNLNEFNANAILTSGGDPEAFEVLFSPVGEPEVHTFDVAADAAWISASSETLANLVKLKLEAPDGTVYFGNLTTPVLSSTMRVSAPAQAGQWKLSAFGITSLSGVQADPTGTSNGPGLPEYVSGEISILNSGGYEGLNDIAGHPAEHAIEFAVSERLVDSKNDRVYRPDANLKRRDLAKFLVMGLSIRQHRDLLNEQKVAFTDVSSKYAPLVDAVTTLGSALKDRVQNQWPVILSNGSEFGPRNNVSKQELAYSLVQGLGLETQALGFSGELTIDYKGERIPVMDSDSVTPVLKGYVQAAIDMSLMGVRFALEQGPYDLTPKVVAYFEPANNIKRGDYAVIIGRAYDNYLR